Genomic window (Dasypus novemcinctus isolate mDasNov1 chromosome 10, mDasNov1.1.hap2, whole genome shotgun sequence):
ACCattatggattatgtttgtgtttttgttttttccttatcgATTTGCGGGGCCCTATAAATTTGTGTGAGGACGGGCCATGCCTTATATTCACCACTGGCACAGAAGAGGGGCGTTTTGTTGCAAGTATCAGAGATTAATTCGAGGAGGTGAAAAAGGGAAGGTATTGGAAGCAGGGAGGGGTTCCGGTACCCCCGGGGATCCAAGAGAAGGAAGAGTAAGGAGTTCTTGGAATCGGGAAGAGAAGGGGCAGGTGCCCGGCAGGTCTCGGTGCTCTCTCACCTCTGTGGTTCTCCACAGCCTGGGTCTCCCAGCTTTTGTTCCTCGTGGTAGAGGAGGGCTGGTCCCGATCGCAGCAGTAACAAACCAGCTGGCTGCCTAGGAGATCCGGAAAAGAGGCTCACAAGAGAGAGTCTGATTGGCCGCCCCAGGGTCACGTGACCCTCCTCCCCAGGCCGGGTTTCCTGTGGGCTGCTAGGAAGATGGCGGCGGCAGGCCCCGCTGTGTGGGGAGGCGCAGCTCTCAGGGAAAAGCCCTGCGAGAGCTGGGCCGAGGCCATCCCCTGCAGGGCTGCGACGGGATGGAATGGGACTTCTACTCCGAAGGCTGCCTCGGTCCTTACGTTTCTTGTGTCTTGCTATGAAGTGGAGTGGCAATATGTTCTCCACACGAGTCACTAGACCTCAGTTTCTGCTGTTCATCGTTCTTTTGTTAGCCTCTTCCTATGTTTTCCTCATGGGGACCACCCTTCTTGGTCCACATGGCTTGGGGAGGCTGACTCCTCCAAGGACGGACATCTGACCCCAGGCTCTAGGGAATGGTGTAGCCCATGGGCTGTCTGGCCACAGTAAATGGCCGGGGACTCCATTCAAGTCAGTGAGGCTTAGACCTGGATTTTGATCAGGGGGCTGGAGAAGAGACCGCTCTCTTTTCTGGTGGCCTTGGAGGGGTGAGGCTGCCGGCCTGGAGGTGCTGGGGGCCATGCCGCTGGAAGACCTGTCTGAGAGGGACAAGTAGCAAAGGGGGAAGCAGGGCTGAGATGGAGACAGACGCTATGACCATGGTGACACTGCTTGGGTCCTGGATGAAGCTATCTGAAGATGTCTACTAGTCCCCTGTATTTTCCAGTCTCCTGAGCCAGTACACCCTTCTCTGTTAAACTTTAAGCCGGTTTAGGTTGAGTTTTCTGTCACTCACCACTCATACTAAGGGACAGGATTAGTGAAACATTAGGCAGTCATTGGTATGCTCTGTGGTGGATGACAGGTTGtgggaaagggacagagaaatcCCTGGTGTCCACTTTGGGCACTTTTGAAGTGAAGGACTTACTGGTTGATTACGCCTTGCTCCTCACCTCTACTTGTTGGCCTAGTCAAGGAGTTGGTCCATTGTGGGGTAGAGAGGTGAAGGGCAGATCAAATGCCTCAAATGGTAATGACAGATCAGGAGGGTGTGACAGTGGGGCTGAGGCCTCCTGACCAACTTGGAGACATCCACCCCAAACAGGAGCTAGGGACCCAGCAACAGGCCAGCACCCAGCGCTGAGTCTAAGCACCACCCTCCGATGCATCTGTGGCTTTCTGCATTGGAGAAACCTCGGGACACCTGAGCCCTGACTCAACAGACAGGGGCAGGAAAGCTTCATTGGGCCAGCTCCTTCAGTGGAAGGAGGGAATCAGAAACCAGGGTGTGAGAGCTAGAGTTTTTGTGTTTGTAGCAAATATGTCAAAATGCTTGTATTCGTTCAAGCTGAGAGATATGTGCATACATATAAGTACAtctatagaatatattttttctgtgtgtttgaaacattttataataaaaagaatgTGGGGGATGGAATTGTGCACCCCAGTCTGGACATGCTCTTGGTCTCGGTCTGCACTCTGGTGGGTGTGGCccactgtaaataagatctcttcaagatgtgaCTTCAGTTCAGGTGTGGCCCACTGAATTCCACCCGGCTTTAATCCGGATTACTGGATCCTTTATAGGCAGACGGAGCCATGGGAACAGAACAGTTCTGTGGCTGAGGCACCAGACGGTGGGCCAAGAATCTGGGTCAGACAATGGAATGGAAGGGAAGAGGTGAGGTCTAAAAATGAGGAGTTCTGGGTTTGAGTCCAGGCTGGCAAGTTTGCAGGTTTTGACCTTGTTGTCTCCACCCTCCCTCCGTCTTCCTGCCCTTCCTATACTCCCAACCCTCTGATCTAGATACTTGGGAGTTAGCCTGGCCTTTCTCCAATCATAGCAGGCAGCCAGGCACTGTAGCTTCTACCCCCTTCATATGGCTCAAACCAGACCAGTGCTAGCCTCTAAGGGGCCTTTGCTAGAAGTTAAAAGAGTTGCTTCTGGGCTAAGGAATAGGGAAACCATGTTCCCTCTGAGCAAAGGCAGCTTTCAGGTACGTAGCTCTGCTAACAAATAGCTCTTAGGAAGGAAGAGGTATCCTGTCCCCTGGGCAGATTCCCAAGTGCAGGGCTTAGCTGGGGATGCTGGTGGCATTTACCTCCCCTCTGCCTTCCGCTAACACCGCGTGCAAAGCAGAGTGCAGCACGATGTGCCACGGGGCGGCTCGTATCTTCTGCTGCCTCACCACTggccctgctgctgctgctgccttgACTCTGGTACGGGTGTAATCTGCTCTAACAGCTTCCGCGGTCTTTTTCTCACTCACTCCATCTTGTTCTCAGGGCTGCCTTCCGAGTGCTTGGCCGACTGGTCCCAGGTACTCCCCAGTCTCTTGCCTCTTcgaatttccatttcttcttctgcCTCTCCCACCTGAAACCCTCCTTCACCTGGCACTTCCCTGGCCACTGCTGGGAAAGCCCTTGCTCTCTTTCTCCTGCTGGACACGCCTCCTGGTCTTTCAGGACATGGTTCAAGCAACACTCTCCCTGAGAAGTCTTCCCAGATTGGGTCACCCTTCCTGGGCGCCCCTCTCCCTCGGCACTAATCACTGTATTACAAACATGTAATCAGGGCCTAATGCCTGCCGTACTTTCAGGGGCCCATAAacactttcttttaaaatcaagggaaaaaaaaacaactttaaggGTAATAGGAAATGTTCTCTCTCACATACACTCACTAGGGAATTTGTAGGGTCCACAAAAatctatttaattattttatttaaatttttttatagaGAAAGTTGCCCATGAAGGCTAAAGTGCCCAAGACTCATCAAGGACCTAATGTGGCCCTGACTGCAATAGTTTGTCCTTTTCACCAGTATGCTGTGAGCGAGCTCCTTGAAGGTGGTGGGAGGGTAGGGGGCCTGTGttgtattattatcattttttaaagatttatttattccaccctcctctttgtttgcgctcactgtctgctctacTTATtttcaggaggccctaggaactgACCTAGGACCTCCCAGGAGGGAGGtgccaatcgcttgagccacatccattccttgcttgttgtgtcgcTCATTGTGAATGaatccttgttgcatcatctcgttgcgtCAGCTCACAGTCTGACAgtccaggaatcaaacctggacctcccatgtcgtaggtgggtacccaactgcttgagctatgtTGGCCTTCCTGTcgtattatttttaaatccttgCCTTCCCAGCCCAGTGCTTGGCACCCAGAACAGGTTCAGTAAAGGCTTTCTGAGTAaatggttgaataaatgaatgaatgaatggcctTTGACCAGACATGTtactctctgagcctccatttcttgATGTGAAAAGAGCTCTTGCTTCagagggttgctgtgaggatcaaatgatgCGTGGGAAAAGGCTGCGGAATTGTGGAGGTGGAGGCATTCTTGCGGCTGGCTACGCTGGGTGTGGGAGAGGATGGAAGGGTCAGAGGGTGTGGGAAATGGCTCCAGGTGGCTTTGATTCCTTTCTTTTTGGTAACAAACAAAATGTACCCTATTTACGCACATGCAGGGAAAATACTGAAAGATATACACCAAAGTGTCTCACGTGGCCAGCCCTGAACATGGATTACCTTTGTAActagaaaagaaactaaaataatgcACAAGGCCCCTTATCCCTAGAAGAACAgctttctaaaatttcattttaggTCACTGGGCTCCTTTAGCCTTTTTGGTTTTTTGACCAACTTAGAGGCATGTGAAGGCCAggtctgttttccttttccctttgtgTCCCTCCTGGcgcggggtgtgtgtgtgggggatataatgaatgaatgaatcccgCATTTCAAGGCTGTGGCTACAACTCCTCCTGTCCCACCCACTTCCCTTTCCCAACCCAACCGCAGCAGCACGCGGGCCCAGGTCCCCAGGGACCTCCAGGTGGGTGAAAGGAAGTGAAACTCATTCCTGAGAGCAACTGGAGAGAGCGGAGCTGTGGGCCGAGACTCAGTTTACCGGAGGTGATCCCTTTCCAAGTCATCATGGGACCAGCGGAAGGGATGGGAAAATATCCCCGAAGGTGAGAGGCACCATATACTGCTGAAGAAATCGGAGTCCCCATGCCCTCCCCACTAACGCTTTGGAGACAGGCTTCCCGTGTTCtaggtaatgtaatattttcataACTCCCACAGGGCTGAACTGTTTCCTTTTTATAAGCCGTGGGTGTCTAAGTCCCTAAAACAATTGGGATCAGTCTTGCCTGTCCTTTAAGAATGCCGGCACACAGTAGGTAGGTACCGAGTAAGGAAATTTGTGCACGGTGACTTCTTGAACGGATCGCCGGGTACCTTCGCGGCGAAGAGAAGAAAGCCCGCCTCCAGCCAACAGGACCCTCGGTGGCCTCCCGCACCCTGTCATTTGGGTCCCCAGGATTCGCCTGGCCTTTGTTGTGCCAAATCTggcacctgctcctccagccggTCCTGGCAGAAGGGCCCCGGGCAGCCGTGCCCCCAGCTGCCTCTCGGCGTCCCTTTCTCCCCGCTTCCCGGGCCCCGGGGGCCCCGAGGCACCCCGGGACTCGCAGCCCAGGGTCCGCCCCAGCACTTCCCAGTCGTGGGGGGCCGCGCGTCCCCACTCGCCCGAGCCCCCGCCCTGGACCGGCGTTCTCCGTCTCCTCGGGCCGGGCGGGGGTCCGGGGCTGCGTCCGGGGCCTCGCCCGGCCTCCCCAGGCCTGCGGGGGCCGGAGCCCGAGGGCCGCGGCGCCCGCCCTCTCCTCCCGGCTCGCATCCCGGGGCCGCTTCCATCCCGGGGCCACCCCTGCCCCGCAGCGTCGGGCCCCGGCGCAGCCCCGGCTCCCCGGCTCGAGGCTCGGCGGccgcggcccccgcccccggccgctCCGGGGGAGCCTCGCCCGCCCGCCGCTCCAATGGAGAAGCCCGCAGCTCCCGGCGCTCCCGGGCGGCTCCCGAGGGAGGGGGCGCGGCCGCCCCCGCGGCTCCACCCTCTCGGCGGGGCCGCGGCCGGCTGGGGCCCCTGCCAGTCGCGTCCGCCCCGGGGCCCGCGCCGCGCTCGCGCCCGGCTCGCGCCGGAGCACGCCGCCCCCGGCGGGGACCCGGGGCTCCCCAGCAGGAGGCCCTCCGCCCGCGCCGGTGCGGGGCGCCGCGCGCGGCGATGCCCCGAGGGGGCGGTGGCCGCACGCCGAGCCCGGGGGGGAGCGCGTCGCTGCGGCCGTCCCCGGCCACCTCGGCGACCCTCCGGGAGCCgggcgcggagccccggcggcgGAGGTGCGGGCCGGCGCGGGCGGCGAGGGCCGCGCTCCCAGCGTCCGGGGCGGGCGCCGGCTGCGGAGCCCCGGCCCGGCTCGGCGCCTCCCGCctctcccccccagccccccgcgAGCTGGCAGGAGGAAATAGCGCGCGGCCCCTTTAAATTTACCCAGGAGCCCTTAAAGGAGCCCCAGGGGCCCCAGACAGGAATCCCCACCCCGGTCCAGCCCGCGCCGCCGAGCGAGCAGCCCGCCGTCCGTGcggccgccccgcgcccgcgcccgcgccccgggGCCCCGCGCCCCGAGCCCTCCGCGCGGGCGCCCGCCGGCGCCGCGGCCCCCGCGCCCGGGCGCCCCGGGGCCCCGCTCGGCAGCGCAGCGCATGGAGCCCGGCGGGGACCACCGCAGCCGGAGCGGCGGCGGCAGGGGCGGCCCCGGGCCCGCAGCAGCCTCGGCACGGGGCCGACGGCTGCCGCCCGCGGGATCCGGCGGCGGCGCGGAGCCCGAGGACGACGACGGCGGTAAGAGCCGGGGCGGGCGGCCCGGGCCGGGGCCCCggcgtgggggaggggagggctgcgGCTCGGGGCCCCTCTCCGCCGCCGAACAAAGGGGGGGACGCGGGCAGGGCGGCCGGGGGCGCCACCTGGCGGGCGCGGGCCGCGGCTGCAGGGCCAGCGGGGGCGCCCCCCGCCCAGCTCCCGCGGCCGGGCCGCGGGGCGCGGGCGGCTCCCCTCCCCCTTCGAGGGCCCCGCCTGCTGCGCGGCGCCCGGCCCGAGGGGCCCCGCACGGCCAGCTCCCACGCCGCGGGACGCGCGCCCTCGGCGGGCGGCCTCGCGGCCCCCgccccctttctcttccagaCTCCTGGTGGTCCTCCTGGGCCGGCTGTCTCTTAAAAGTCTGCCCAGCCCGTGGGGGCCCCCCCGGGGCGCTGGCCCGGAGGCGCCGAGTTCGGAACTCCGCTGTCGCCCCCGGGCGGCCCCTGTCGTCTTGTGGCCTTGCCTTGCTCGGGGACCGGAGCCCCTTTGCGTTTGGCCCACGATCTCCCGGGGCGCTTCGGGCGGCTTTTAAACAGATGGACTGGCCCACGGAGGcagacaccccccaccccccgcctgcGTGtgttctcctcccctctcccctttttttttttttttttttctttttttgcccaaATTTGCCAGCTCTAGTGGGACCGGCCAGACCTCCTTCGCCCCCAGAGGAGACTGTGTTCTCATTGGACTGCCGCAAAGGTCAACGGCTTCAGAGCCGTGGAGGTTCTCTCCGGGCTAGGGAGAATCTGCCCTCCGCTCGGAgctgctctccccttccccttccagaaACTCCCCAgccccttttgtttttaaagaatccCAGCTCCTCCCCCTTTTCGGCTCTTAAAGGGCCAGCCCACGTTAGAGTAGCAGGGACCCAGCGCTGGAAGGATGCTTAGAGACCTCCTGGCTACCCCTGGGCCTTCGCAGACAAAGAGGCCTCAGCCCTGAGTGCAGACAGGACCCAGCAGACGACACACAGCGAGTGACTAGGGGAGCCAGGACTCCAACGCAGGGCTCTGACTTTGAAGCCTGGGCTTTTTCTGTGGCtctactgggaaaaaaaaaaaaaaaaagtgacaggcGCCCTTTCTGGTCCCCGTCTTTTGTCTCCCTGACCCTAGGATTCTCCACCAGGAGAATGCCCAGAACCTGCCCGATCAGGCTCTGTGGCCAGGAGaccattttctaaataaaataggGGCCTgacctgggggaggagggggcggtcTGTCAAAAGGAAGCCTTGGCTTGGGGGTTGCCCAAGGACTGCCTGGCGCCTGCCCTTCTGCTTGCTGGGCAGTGGCCGACACCCTGCCAGagcgggggaaaaaaaaatcctcagaaaGCCTTAATGGGCtccaggggcgggggtggggggtggccacTCCCTGTTGCAGTATCTTCCAGCAGCCACGCTCGTGGCCCTGCTGCTGTCCCCGCTGCTGTCCCCCTTGCAGGGTCCTTGGCTCTCCCAGGTACAACGAGGTCTGGTTAACTCCTTTCCCTGGAGATGCTGACAGCTTGACATGGTCTTTCTTCCATGGGTGCCTGTATTTGGGGAACTGACACTGCTTAGCCCCACCTAAAATGGGACTCTCAGGAGGCAGTATCTGAGACAGTGTTGGAAAGAGGGAGACGACTTTGGGTGGGGCCCTCGGGGCTGGGGCCCTGGGGCGGGCGGGTCCCTGTGCAGCCCTGGATGCAGACACATGCCCCCTTTGTTTCGCCCACCGCCTGCTCCGCTGCGCTGGAACCGCCCGGCGTGCTGCTCTCTGGCTTTTACCCCTGCAGTTCTCTTCCCCACAGGGCCCCTTACAGAGCCCGCTGCCTCGTTGGCCctcaccttattttttaaaaagtccctcACCGTGCCCTGCATCCTTTTGTTCTTGATCCTCTCTTAAAGGGGCCGCGCTCTTTGTAAAGGACCACCACTGTTTTGACTCCCTGCTTCTCCCACCTCCCTTTTATTACTGTTTCCATCCCTTCCGGGCTGGGAGCAagtccctcccccacctccctggtTCTAGCGGCAGAATCCACGCCCTGGGTGCCCGGCTTGCAATTCGGAGACTGAAAAActgtctccctctcccccctcctcagGGCAAGATCTGCAGCTGGAAGGGGGTGCCTTAGGGTCCTGGGGGAGtgcccccctgccctgctccaGGGCCAGGGGAACTGCATCCGCAGGCAGGAAATACTCAGACCACTGTGAGGCCCGGGCCTCCCGGCCTGGGAAGAGCCGCATCCCCGGCCGAGACCACCGGCGCTACTACCACGACCACTGGCGGCTGGAGTACCTGATGGACTTCAACCCCGCGCGGCACGGCATGGTGTGCATGGTGTGCGGCAGCTCCCTGGCCACGCTCAAGCTCAGCACCATCAAGCGGCACATCCGCCAAAAGCACCCCTACTCCCTGCACTGGAGTCCCCGGGAGAAGGAAGTCATCAGCAACAGCTGGGATGCCCACCTGGGCCTGGGGGCCTGTGGAGAGGCCGAGGGCCTGGGGGCCCAGGGggctgaggaagaggaggaggaggaagaggaggaggaggaggagggggccagCCTCCCAGCTTGCCCACCCAGGGGCCCAGGTAATGCCGGACATGGAGAGGCAGGGGCCGGGGTGGCGACAGGGCCCCGTGGGGACAGCCCTGGCTTCTCTGACACCTCTCGGCTTTTTGGAGCTGTCGCTGCTCCTTCTCTGGGGGTGGAGTAGTGCTTACTGCGCTGTACAACGGAGGGGAAGGACGGGGGGCCGGGGGCTCTCCAGTGTCCCTGGCAGCTTTGACGGTCTGGTTTTAGAAGGATGGGGTTGAGTAGATGGGGCGGCGATGAGCAGGGGAAGGCTTGGGAGTCGGGTGGCTGGGCTGGGCTTAGGAGCGTGCAAGGTGCTGGAAACGTGGCCGAAGAAATCAGGGTTAGGGCTGGAATGGAGgtgtgggggaggagtgggtggggctCAGGGTCTGTGTGCCTGAGGATTAGGGGGACAAAGGGGTTGGGACtcgaggggagaggaagaggagggcaaAAAAGCATGAGTCGGACCTGGGGCTTAGAGTCTGAGAGCAAGGCGAGGCTTGTGGGGGACCTGGTCCCTGCGAGGGCCAGTAGCTcagttccttccctccctccgACCCTTTCAGGCAAAGCCCCAGCTGGTGGGGGCAGCCGTCGCCCGCGGCGAGGGGGCCAGGTGGCACCCCGGGCTCGGCGTCGGCGCCTCTCGGCTTCCCGGAGGGCCGGGGGCagcagggggctgggggcccgGCGCCTGGAGCGGAGGCTGAAGGAGTCCCTGCAGAACTGGTTCCGGGCCGAGTGTCTCATGGACTACGACCCGCGGGGGAACCGGCTGGTGTGCATGGCCTGTGGCCGGGCACTGCCCAGCCTGCACCTGGACGACATCCGGGCCCACGTGCTAGAGGTgcaccccagctccctggggcTCAGCGGCCCCCAGCGCAGCGCCCTGCTGCAGGCCTGGGGCGGCCAGCCCGAGGCACTGCCTGAGCCCGCCCGGCCCCCACCAGGTGCGAGGCCGAGACCCCCTGTTAGGGCTGCACAGCAGGGGGCCCTGGTCTAAACTGGGAGGCAGGGACTCCTGGCTGAGGGCTGAATGTCCCAAagatccccgcccccccccccacatacacacactggCTGGGGCCTGTAGCTTGGGGCTGGGGTGAGGAGCAAGGGACCCCCCTGCGTGGGTAAGGGCATCCCAGCCAGCAGGCTGAGCCCCTCTCCCTCACCCCTTCCCCAACAGAAGACGACCTCGTCCCCCAGGACCTGACCAGAAAGAGCCGGGACTCAGCCCCCACTGCTGGAgccccctcctctcagaacctcagcCCCCCAGGCGTAAAGGAAGAGGCTGGCTGGGTCCCTGAGAGGCCCGGGCCggcagaggaggagcaggaggagggcaAGGGCGAGAGGGCGGGGGTCCCGGGCCGGCCGCCGCGGGGTCGCGACCACCGCCGCCACTACCAGGAGCGCTGGCGGCTGGAGTACCTCATGGAGTTCGACGGCGGCCGGCGCGGCCTGGTGTGCATGGTGTGCGGGGGCGCGCTGGCCTCGCTCAAGATGAGCACCATCAAGCGGCACATCCGCCGGCGCCACCCGGGCTCCACGCGTCTCAGCGGGCCCGTCAAGGCCCTCATCGCCCAGGAGTGGACCGAGAAGGCCGCGCACCTGCTGGCCCTGGGACTGCCCTGCCCCGAGTCCCCCCGGGGCCCCGCCGCCCCCAGCCCAGCCGCAGCCTCggagcaggggggaggggaggaggaggcgcAGCCAGAGGAGGCGTGGTGGGGTGAGTGGAGCAGGAGCAGGGCAGAGCGCGGGAGCGCGGGGGCCGGGGCCCGGGCCAGGCCAGTTGAGGTTGGCTTGGGGAAAGTGAGTAGAAGGTTGAAGGGGAACTCCGGGGAGGGTGGGACCGGAGGGCACAGGCGGGAGGACACAGGGACATGGACAGGAGACCTGGTCTGCCCTGCCTTCCCCCCACCGGTTCCAATCCGGCCCTTTGTCCGTCCCTAGGTGACATCCCGCTCTCGCCCGGGGAGCCGTCGGAGCGGCCggccgaggaggaggaggaagatgaggACGGTCCCGAGCCCAGGGGGCTCGCCTTCCCGcccctgccgccgccgccgccgccgcccccgccgccgccccgcaGCCGAGAGCAGCGGCGGAACTACCAGCCGCGCTGGCGGGGCGAGTACTTGATGGACTACGACGGCAGCCGGCGCGGCCTGGTGTGCATGGTGTGCGGGGGCGCGCTGGCCACGCTCAAGGTGAGCACCATCAAGCGGCACATCCTGCAGGTGCACCCCTTCTCCATGGACTTCACGCCCGAGGAGCGCCAGACCATCCTGGAGGCCTACGAGGAGGCGGCCCTGC
Coding sequences:
- the ZFTA gene encoding zinc finger translocation-associated protein, translated to MEPGGDHRSRSGGGRGGPGPAAASARGRRLPPAGSGGGAEPEDDDGGQDLQLEGGALGSWGSAPLPCSRARGTASAGRKYSDHCEARASRPGKSRIPGRDHRRYYHDHWRLEYLMDFNPARHGMVCMVCGSSLATLKLSTIKRHIRQKHPYSLHWSPREKEVISNSWDAHLGLGACGEAEGLGAQGAEEEEEEEEEEEEEGASLPACPPRGPGKAPAGGGSRRPRRGGQVAPRARRRRLSASRRAGGSRGLGARRLERRLKESLQNWFRAECLMDYDPRGNRLVCMACGRALPSLHLDDIRAHVLEVHPSSLGLSGPQRSALLQAWGGQPEALPEPARPPPEDDLVPQDLTRKSRDSAPTAGAPSSQNLSPPGVKEEAGWVPERPGPAEEEQEEGKGERAGVPGRPPRGRDHRRHYQERWRLEYLMEFDGGRRGLVCMVCGGALASLKMSTIKRHIRRRHPGSTRLSGPVKALIAQEWTEKAAHLLALGLPCPESPRGPAAPSPAAASEQGGGEEEAQPEEAWWGDIPLSPGEPSERPAEEEEEDEDGPEPRGLAFPPLPPPPPPPPPPPRSREQRRNYQPRWRGEYLMDYDGSRRGLVCMVCGGALATLKVSTIKRHILQVHPFSMDFTPEERQTILEAYEEAALRCYGHEGFGPPAPAPRDGGADLKAGAVCRA